In Chitinispirillales bacterium ANBcel5, the DNA window TGAGCGTGCTGCATGTCCAAGCTGTGGATCCTGCTCCGGTATGTTTACAGCTAACTCCATGAATTGTCTTACTGAAGCACTTGGGCTTGCACTTCCCGGTAACGGTACACTGCTTGCCACCCATAAGAACCGTCACAAGCTCTTTGAAAAAGCTGCAACATTAATCGTAGAAAACTCCCTGGCATATTATGAAAAAGGGGATGAATCGGTACTTCCACGATCGATAGCTTCCAGAGACGCGTTCATGAACTCTATGTCACTGGACATCGCAATGGGCGGCTCAACAAACACCATTCTTCACCTTCTGGCCATTGCCCAGGAAGCTGGTGTGGATTTCACCATGAAAGATATTGACCAGCTTTCAAGAAAAATCCCGGTTCTCTGTAAGGTGGCTCCCAATACCGATAAATATCATATAGAAGATGTGAACAGGGCTGGTGGAATAATCTCCATTCTTGGTGAATTGTCCCGGGGATCACTTATAAACACCAAAGTGGGACGTGTTGATTCTGCTTCATTGGAAGAAACAATAAAAGCTTACGACCTAAAAAGCACTGATGCATCTGAAGAGGCGTTAAGTATCTATAAAAGCGCACCTGGCGGGCTCGAAAGAAATCTGGTTTTTGGTTCTCAGGAACGTTTTTATGAACAGGCTGATTTGGACCGAAGTGAAGGGTGCATAAGAGACGTTGAGCACTGTTACAGCTCAGATGGTGGCTTGGCTGTACTTTTTGGAAACATTGCCAGAAACGGTTGTGTGGTAAAAACCGCTGGTGTTGAAGAATCCATACTTACTTTTAAGGGTATAGCCCGCGTGTATGATTCTCAGGATGAGGCCTGTGACGGTATTTTAAACGGAGAGGTTAAATCTGGCGAAGTGGTGATTATTCGCTTTGAAGGTCCCAAAGGCGGACCGGGAATGCAGGAGATGCTTTATCCCACCTCGTATCTGAAATCTATGCACCTTGGTAAGGAGTGTGCCCTGCTTACCGACGGACGGTTTTCGGGTGGTACTTCCGGACTCTCCATCGGCCACGCTTCCCCTGAAGCTGCTTCAGGAGGGGAGATCGCACTGGTACAAACCGGTGATACGATCGAGATCGACATTCCAAACAGAAGTATCAATGTGGTTTTAAGTGATGAAGAGCTTAAGAGCAGAAAAGATGCTGAGATGAAAAAAGGTGCATCAGCCTTTAAACCGCCTAAAAGAGAACGTTACGTTTCCAAGGCTCTGAGGGCCTATTCACTCTTTGCTTCATCTGCTGATAAGGGAGCTGTTAAACAACTTCCTGACGAGGAATAGGTAACGTATGCGCACGTTAGGGCACCATTCACTGAAACTTCTGTCTGATAGGGAGACAGAGGATCAGATGATCAGAAGTTTCAGTGAACAAATCATTAGGTCGGTAGAGAAGATTGTAGGATCTTTCCACAACGGTGGTAAGGTATTGGTGTGCGGAAATGGTGGAAGCGCTTCTGATGCTGAGCACATAGTAGGTGAGCTTATGAATAAGTTCATGATTCGCAGACCAATACCTCAGGACATACAACAACGGCTCGAAGCTCAGGGTTTGTCTGAGCTTGCCGGCAAGCTTCAACGGTCGGTGCCCGCTATTTCCCTGGTTAGCCAATCAGCGTTATTTACAGCTATTTTAAATGATATCGGCCCGGAGATGGTTTTTGCACAACAAGTGTTTGGTTAT includes these proteins:
- the ilvD gene encoding dihydroxy-acid dehydratase — its product is MAIKLRSATTTTGRRMAGARSLWRANGMKESQMGKPVIAIVNSFTQFVPGHVHLHQVGQNVKKMIEEKGCFAAEFNTIAIDDGIAMGHDGMLYSLPSRDLIADSVEYMVNAHKADAMICISNCDKITPGMLMAAMRLNIPAIFVSGGPMEAGVIGDKKYDLIDAMVMGADKNVSDEEVAAVERAACPSCGSCSGMFTANSMNCLTEALGLALPGNGTLLATHKNRHKLFEKAATLIVENSLAYYEKGDESVLPRSIASRDAFMNSMSLDIAMGGSTNTILHLLAIAQEAGVDFTMKDIDQLSRKIPVLCKVAPNTDKYHIEDVNRAGGIISILGELSRGSLINTKVGRVDSASLEETIKAYDLKSTDASEEALSIYKSAPGGLERNLVFGSQERFYEQADLDRSEGCIRDVEHCYSSDGGLAVLFGNIARNGCVVKTAGVEESILTFKGIARVYDSQDEACDGILNGEVKSGEVVIIRFEGPKGGPGMQEMLYPTSYLKSMHLGKECALLTDGRFSGGTSGLSIGHASPEAASGGEIALVQTGDTIEIDIPNRSINVVLSDEELKSRKDAEMKKGASAFKPPKRERYVSKALRAYSLFASSADKGAVKQLPDEE
- a CDS encoding SIS domain-containing protein, whose protein sequence is MRTLGHHSLKLLSDRETEDQMIRSFSEQIIRSVEKIVGSFHNGGKVLVCGNGGSASDAEHIVGELMNKFMIRRPIPQDIQQRLEAQGLSELAGKLQRSVPAISLVSQSALFTAILNDIGPEMVFAQQVFGYGKSNDILIALSTSGNSTNVNNAAKVARALSMPVIGFSGARCGDLKEHCDILFCVDSSVTHIIQEKHIRVYHLICAMVESELFGA